A stretch of Numenius arquata chromosome 11, bNumArq3.hap1.1, whole genome shotgun sequence DNA encodes these proteins:
- the APBB3 gene encoding LOW QUALITY PROTEIN: amyloid-beta A4 precursor protein-binding family B member 3 (The sequence of the model RefSeq protein was modified relative to this genomic sequence to represent the inferred CDS: deleted 2 bases in 1 codon) yields MLGKDYMLAIVLVNCDDNLWSDQSLETDPDLPPGWRKIRDSLGTYYWHVPTGATQWQHPAHTTSPGGRLEADGEETLQGMDCQAPRIKHSAKDRPIPSPMASLSLRTSLPWHGDDFQHSTDPGSKCFAVRSLGWVEIPEEDLAPGKSSIAVNNCIQQLSNNKGSVKNRGEGQDLVMILKKDTMSLMDPLDHSLIHCQPILNIRVWGVGCNNGRDRDFAFVASDKDTCVLKCHVFHCNVPAKGIAKALHEMCSKIVAERAVASSGPPCATTLESISTEDLTLQVDILEAVRQSMQTYEALYIGSLPVPRAMGMDVLNEAIEKLTRGNRREHWTPSLIHVSDTAMRVHPVQVGRGEGALAEVGTLLPPGGDLVGVAGLPALWPGVDGPTGSLQEDEDAAHIWECQVRYVTFLGVGRDAHTFALIVDMGRRFQCAAFWCEPDAGTVSEAVQAACMVQYQKCLVAAAPGTKPKDATGRDRPGPAASGDAASRVTKASGGSGGPAGAGARKRGLFSFLEAFRLRRALLHTP; encoded by the exons ATGCTGGGCAAGGACTACATGCTGGCCATCGTCCTCGTCAACTGCGACG ACAACCTCTGGAGCGATCAGAGCCTGGAGACAGATCCCGACCTTCCCCCAGGCTGGAGGAAAATCCGAGACTCTCTGGGCACCTACTACTGGCATGTGCCAACTGGCGCAACGCAGTGGCAGCACCCTGCACACACCACCAGCCCAGGAGGGCGCCTggaggctgatggagaggagaCACTCCAAGGAATG gACTGCCAGGCCCCCAGGATAAAGCACTCAGCAAAGGACAGGCCCATTCCCAGCCCCATGGCTTCGCTGTCACTGAG GACCTCGCTGCCCTGGCACGGAGATGACTTCCAGCACAGCACAGATCCTGGCTCCAAG TGCTTTGCTGTGCGCTCGCTGGGCTGGGTGGAGATCCCCGAGGAGGACCTGGCACCTGGAAAGAGCAGCATTGCTGTCAACAACTGCATCCAGCAGCTCTCCAACAACAAGGGCTCTGTGAAGAACCGGGGCGAG GGCCAGGACCTGGTGATGATCTTGAAGAAGGACACCATGAGCCTGATGGACCCCCTCGACCACAGCCTCATCCACTGCCAGCCCATCCTCAACATCCGCGTCTGGGGGGTTGGCTGCAACAACGGCAG GGACAG AGACTTTGCCTTTGTGGCCAGTGACAAAGACACCTGTGTCCTCAAGTGTCACGTCTTCCACTGCAACGTGCCTGCCAAAGGTATCGCCAAGGCCCTGCACGAGATGTGCTCCAAG ATCGTGGCTGAGCGAGCCGTAGCGAGCAGTGGGCCACCATGTGCCACCACGCTGGAGTCCATCTCCACTGAAGACCTGACGCTGCAAG TGGATATCCTGGAGGCAGTGAGGCAGTCGATGCAGACCTACGAGGCGCTGTACATCGGcagcctgcctgtgcccagggcCATGG GGATGGATGTGCTGAATGAGGCCATTGAGAAGctgacgaggggcaacaggcggGAGCACTGGACACCCTCCCTCATCCACGTGTCTGACACGGCCATGAGGGTGCACCCTgtgcaggtggggaggggggaa ggagctcTGGCTGAAGTGGGCACCCTGCTGCCACCGGG AGGGGACCtggtgggggtggcagggctgcCCGCACTGTGGCCAGGGGTGGATGGGCCCACGGGATCCctgcaggaggatgaggatgcagcACACATCTGGGAGTGCCAGGTGCGATATGTGACCTTCCTGGGAGTGGGCCGGGACGCCCACACCTTTGCACTCATTGTGGACATGGGGCGACGCTTCCAGTGTGCGGCCTTCTGGTGCGAGCCGGACGCTGGCACTGTCTCggaggcagtgcaggcagcctgCATG GTGCAGTACCAGAAGTGCCTAGTGGCTGCTGCACCGGGGACTAAGCCGAAGGATGCGACAGGCCGGGaccggcccggcccggcagcCTCGGGGGACGCGGCCAGCAGGGTGACCAAGGCCAGCGGGGGCAGCGGAGGCCCGGCGGGGGCCGGTGCCCGCAAGCGAGGcctcttctccttcctggagGCCTTCCGCCTCAGGCGAGCCCTCCTCCACACCCCAtag
- the SRA1 gene encoding steroid receptor RNA activator 1, which yields MAELYVKPGNQERGWNDPPQFSYGLQAQASGARRTPLNRRPPPAGAPPGAPPEPGSAAPAPPPPPSALGPPPSGSLGPAPRAERGRPSPAAGPQEECGLPAEAVLAPLREALTACRPAVQKQVCDDIGRRLTVLGDAWAQGKLSAPVRKRMSLLVQELQQRHWDVADEIHRSLMVDHVNEVSQWLVGVKRLIAETRSLPAVESAAATDGSTKAEPGQEDP from the exons ATGGCGGAGCTCTACGTGAAGCCTG GGAACCAGGAGCGTGGCTGGAACGACCCCCCCCAGTTCTCCTACGGGCTGCAGGCGCAGGCCAGCGGGGCCAGGCGGACGCCCCTCAACCGCCGGCCCCCGCCTGCGGGGGCCCCCCCAG GTGCCCCCCCGGAACCGGGCAGCGCCGCGCCCGCTCCGCCGCCTCCCCCCTCGGCGCTGGGGCCGCCCCCCTCCGGGTCCCTCGGTCCCGCGCCGCGGGCGGAGCGCGgccggcccagccccgccgccggcccgcagGAGGAGTGCGGCCTGCCCGCCGAAGCGGTCCTCGCCCCGCTAAGGGAGGCCCTAACCGCCTGCCGACCCGCCGTGCAG AAACAAGTGTGCGACGACATCGGGCGGCGGCTGACGGTGCTGGGGGATGCCTGGGCTCAGGGGAAGCTGTCGGCCCcggtgaggaagaggatgagccTGCTGGTGCAAG AGCTCCAGCAACGGCACTGGGATGTAGCTGACGAGATCCACCGCTCACTCATGGTGGACCACGTGAATGAGGTGAGCCAGTGGCTGGTGGGCGTCAAGCGCCTGATCGCCGAGACAAGGAGCCTGCCTGCTGTAGAGTCCGCTGCGGCGACAGATGGCAGTACCAAGGCTGAGCCTGGCCAGGAGGATCCCTGA